One window of Nostoc sp. C052 genomic DNA carries:
- a CDS encoding IctB family putative bicarbonate transporter gives MNLVWQRFTLSSLPLKEYLATSYVHRSLVGLLSSWRQTSILLQWGDAIAAALLSLIYALAPFASSTLVGLLLVACVGFWLLLTLSDEVTTTNVSSVTPIHLLVLLYWGVAAVATALSPVKKAALNDLGTLTLYLLLFALCARVLRSPRLRSWIIILYLHVSLIVSVYGLRQWFFGATALATWVDPESPLSKTTRVYSYLGNPNLLAGYLLPAVIFSLVAIFAWQSWLKKALALTMLIVNTSCLILTFSRGGWIGLVVAFLAAMALLVYWKSVEMPRFWRTWSLPIVLGGLIGVLVLAMIFVEPVRLRVFSIFADRKDSSNNFRRNVWDAVFEMIRDRPIFGIGPGHGSFNKVYPLYQHPRYTALSAYSILLEVTVETGFVGLACFLWLIIVTFNTAFLQVQRLRQVKSVEGFWLIGAIAILLGMLAHGTVDTVWYRPEVNTLWWLIVALIASYWTPLAQNQTNSSNSEPAVN, from the coding sequence ATGAATTTAGTCTGGCAACGATTTACTTTATCATCTTTACCGCTCAAAGAATATCTTGCTACCAGTTATGTACACCGCTCTCTGGTGGGACTGTTAAGTTCTTGGCGGCAAACCAGCATCTTGCTCCAGTGGGGAGATGCGATCGCAGCTGCTTTACTCAGCTTAATATATGCTCTTGCACCTTTTGCTTCGAGTACGTTGGTGGGTTTGTTGCTGGTGGCTTGTGTCGGATTTTGGCTGTTGTTGACTCTATCTGATGAAGTCACAACAACAAATGTCTCGTCAGTCACTCCGATTCACTTATTGGTATTGCTCTACTGGGGAGTTGCCGCAGTTGCAACAGCATTATCACCAGTAAAAAAGGCGGCACTTAATGACTTGGGTACGTTGACCTTGTATTTGCTACTATTTGCCCTTTGTGCCAGAGTATTAAGGTCGCCTCGCCTCCGGTCTTGGATTATCATTCTTTATCTGCATGTATCGTTAATTGTCAGCGTATATGGTTTGCGACAATGGTTTTTTGGAGCCACAGCACTGGCGACTTGGGTTGATCCAGAATCTCCTCTGTCTAAGACGACAAGAGTCTACAGTTATTTAGGCAATCCCAACTTATTGGCTGGATATCTTTTGCCAGCAGTAATTTTTAGCTTAGTGGCAATTTTCGCATGGCAAAGCTGGCTTAAAAAAGCATTAGCATTAACAATGTTAATTGTCAATACTTCCTGCCTGATTCTGACTTTTAGTCGTGGCGGTTGGATTGGGCTAGTGGTAGCATTTTTAGCTGCGATGGCATTGCTAGTTTATTGGAAAAGCGTGGAAATGCCTCGTTTTTGGCGTACTTGGTCACTGCCGATTGTCTTGGGAGGTTTGATTGGGGTATTGGTGCTAGCAATGATATTTGTAGAGCCAGTGCGCCTGCGAGTATTCAGTATTTTTGCCGACCGTAAAGATAGTAGTAATAATTTTCGCCGAAATGTGTGGGATGCTGTTTTTGAGATGATTCGCGATCGCCCAATTTTCGGCATTGGCCCTGGTCACGGCTCTTTTAATAAAGTTTATCCGCTCTACCAACACCCTCGTTACACTGCTTTGAGTGCCTATTCGATATTGTTGGAAGTGACTGTAGAAACTGGCTTTGTTGGTTTGGCCTGTTTTCTCTGGCTGATAATTGTCACATTTAATACGGCATTTTTGCAAGTGCAACGATTGCGACAAGTGAAAAGTGTCGAGGGATTTTGGTTAATTGGAGCGATCGCTATTTTGTTGGGTATGCTAGCTCACGGCACTGTAGATACTGTCTGGTATCGTCCTGAAGTTAATACCCTCTGGTGGCTTATCGTTGCCTTAATTGCTAGCTACTGGACACCTTTAGCTCAAAACCAGACAAATTCATCTAACTCAGAACCAGCAGTAAATTAA
- a CDS encoding WGxxGxxG family protein, translating into MKSNFIAAIGAGVLTLSMGILPLSLSAQAQTTNDTGATTTAPTTTTEDRNDFDWGWLGLLGLFGLGGLASKKNDRESVAYRDPNAPSATTYRD; encoded by the coding sequence ATGAAAAGTAATTTCATTGCAGCTATCGGCGCTGGCGTTCTCACCTTGAGTATGGGAATTTTACCCTTATCCCTATCTGCACAAGCTCAGACAACTAATGATACCGGAGCCACTACTACTGCTCCAACAACGACCACTGAGGATCGCAACGATTTTGATTGGGGTTGGTTAGGATTGCTTGGTTTATTCGGTCTAGGCGGGTTGGCTAGTAAAAAGAACGATCGCGAATCTGTAGCTTATCGCGACCCTAATGCCCCAAGTGCCACTACCTACAGAGATTAG
- the smpB gene encoding SsrA-binding protein SmpB: MSDKNEGYKVICDNRQARYLYEILETYEAGIELTGTEVKSIRAGKVNLQDGYALLRNGEAWLINVHISPYNASGQYFNHEPRRTRKLLLHRQELRKLIGKVEQQGLTLIPLKMYLKRGWLKVSIALGKGKKLHDKREDLKRRQDQRDIQRAMKSY, from the coding sequence ATGAGCGACAAGAACGAAGGTTACAAAGTTATTTGCGACAACCGTCAAGCCCGTTATTTGTATGAAATTCTAGAAACTTACGAGGCTGGAATTGAATTGACAGGAACAGAGGTGAAGTCAATTCGTGCGGGGAAAGTCAATCTCCAAGATGGCTATGCTTTGCTTCGCAATGGCGAAGCATGGTTGATCAATGTGCATATCTCGCCTTACAACGCTAGTGGACAATATTTCAATCATGAACCACGGCGTACACGCAAGCTATTATTGCATCGTCAAGAACTCCGTAAGCTAATTGGCAAAGTCGAACAGCAGGGTTTAACTTTAATCCCGTTGAAAATGTATCTCAAACGAGGCTGGCTAAAAGTGAGTATAGCCCTTGGCAAAGGTAAAAAGCTCCACGATAAGCGAGAAGACTTGAAACGACGCCAAGACCAGCGTGACATTCAACGGGCAATGAAAAGTTATTGA
- a CDS encoding response regulator transcription factor, with amino-acid sequence MPLTILIVDDDLGTRLSVSDYLELSGYSVITANDGQEALFMVDEYHPDLIVTDIVMPRMNGYELVRRVRQQPVFRLLPVILLTARIKTQERILGYQSGCDLYLPKPFELEELAAAIRNLLERSQIIQSEYRFSHRESLGTSASTKAGDVHNSLSTQIQKSHLHLPLTHREQEVLELLTHGLSNAEMGLQLHLSPRTVEKYVSSLLRKTSTSNRAELVRFAMKHGLVE; translated from the coding sequence ATGCCCTTGACGATCCTTATAGTGGATGATGATTTGGGCACTCGTCTGTCTGTTAGCGACTATCTTGAACTGTCTGGCTACTCGGTGATCACGGCTAATGACGGTCAAGAGGCTTTGTTTATGGTGGATGAGTATCATCCTGATTTGATTGTCACGGATATTGTTATGCCACGGATGAATGGCTATGAATTGGTGCGCCGAGTGCGTCAGCAACCAGTGTTTCGTTTATTGCCTGTAATTTTATTAACGGCACGCATTAAGACCCAAGAAAGAATTCTGGGCTACCAGTCAGGGTGCGATTTATATTTACCCAAGCCTTTTGAACTGGAAGAGTTAGCAGCAGCAATCCGCAATCTTTTGGAGCGATCGCAAATTATCCAATCAGAATATCGTTTTTCTCATAGAGAGAGTTTGGGCACTTCCGCCTCGACAAAAGCGGGGGATGTCCATAATTCTCTGTCTACTCAAATTCAGAAATCCCATCTGCACTTACCCCTAACTCATAGAGAGCAAGAAGTCTTAGAGTTATTAACTCATGGTCTTTCTAATGCCGAAATGGGTCTTCAGCTACACCTGAGTCCTCGAACTGTAGAAAAATATGTTAGCAGTTTATTGAGAAAAACCTCAACCAGCAACCGAGCAGAATTAGTGCGTTTTGCGATGAAGCATGGTCTGGTGGAATAA